From Flavobacterium alkalisoli, the proteins below share one genomic window:
- a CDS encoding SusC/RagA family TonB-linked outer membrane protein encodes MKSKLLLIAFILISSFCHAQDVEIKGTVNEAATGLPMPGVYISVENSEVSTATDIDGNYIIKAPVGSKLVFSFIGYDTIIKDVTGTGNISVSMTENAKTLDEVVVIGYGTQRKKEVTGAVSVVSSKTLEDMRPVKVEQALQGTVSGVNVTTQSGKPGAALDVRIRGIATNGDNAPLVLIDGYIGSLSDINATDIENITVLKDAQAAIYGTSGANGVILVTTKKGKKNSKTSFSYNTYTGFQETTRKLPLLNATEYALLLNEKYANGGQPIPFPNVSSLGEGTDWQDEVFDTGVPIINHDLSIAGGSDKITYRVSGSHLDQDGIIGGDKSHFERNTARISLNADLTEKLKMFTNLIYLTTDTQGFNENVLGSVLFNAINTPSIYTPYDANGDFTVLPTGSSTIPGSNLGNEIINPLAQIANTYNDYNLKKLSGTFGADYEVIKNLTVTGRVGFNTQNRDERIFNKQISYGGKVFDNVRSTVNQNAFDDNDYTFDAFATYKLSLNEAHNFTGTLGTTIFKTWGKGLYATGFDVPNNSWEFADINLTTGFSDSKTAGSYSYDDRRVSYFGRIQYDYKGKYLVSGMIRRDSSTKFGSNNRVAYFPSVTGGWVLSEENFFNKENAILSFAKLRASYGVLGSDRFDSNKYLGLLDGEATYIFGGTLVNGFATGALPNPNLKWEEARKLDVGIDLNFFNDKLQFVADYFEDTRANLLIPGIPVSGILGTYGPGGQNPTLNAGTVVNKGVELALTYDNTIGNDFHIKASYNVTFINNEVTEVKNGTGFYGGGEFGVGQPQPTRMEVGHPMGYFYGYQTDGIFQNADEVAAHPDQSALGAPAQPGDIRFVDTNGDGVVNADDRTEIGDPIPDATMGFNLQLDYKGFDFAVYTFASLGNDMVRNYERNLTDVNRMNYTLNRWTGEGTSNSVPRMTTAATSNNVFSDFFVEDASYLRIQNVQLGYTINPDFTQRAGITKLRLYAGVNNLYTFTKYSGFDPGASSGAPLSSGIDFGFYPVPRTYLIGLNLNF; translated from the coding sequence ATGAAGTCTAAATTACTCTTAATTGCTTTTATTCTGATTTCATCATTTTGCCATGCGCAGGATGTTGAGATTAAGGGTACAGTAAATGAAGCTGCCACCGGTTTGCCTATGCCCGGTGTTTACATCAGCGTAGAAAACAGCGAAGTTTCGACTGCTACGGACATCGATGGTAACTATATCATTAAAGCTCCTGTGGGTTCGAAACTTGTTTTTAGTTTTATAGGTTATGATACCATAATAAAAGATGTTACTGGAACCGGAAACATATCGGTTTCAATGACAGAAAACGCCAAAACCTTAGATGAAGTTGTAGTGATAGGTTATGGTACACAACGTAAAAAAGAAGTTACAGGTGCTGTAAGTGTTGTTAGCAGCAAAACACTGGAAGACATGAGACCCGTTAAAGTTGAACAGGCTTTACAGGGTACTGTAAGTGGTGTTAATGTTACAACACAATCGGGTAAACCGGGTGCTGCACTTGACGTAAGAATTAGAGGTATAGCCACTAACGGAGACAATGCACCATTAGTACTAATAGATGGTTATATAGGAAGCCTTAGTGATATTAATGCTACCGATATAGAAAACATTACAGTACTAAAAGATGCTCAGGCTGCTATTTATGGTACCAGCGGTGCAAATGGTGTTATACTTGTTACTACTAAAAAAGGAAAGAAAAACTCTAAAACATCGTTCTCTTATAACACGTACACAGGTTTCCAGGAAACTACAAGAAAACTTCCGTTGCTAAATGCTACAGAGTATGCTCTTTTATTAAACGAAAAGTATGCTAACGGAGGGCAGCCTATACCTTTCCCTAACGTATCTTCTCTAGGTGAAGGTACAGACTGGCAGGATGAAGTGTTTGACACAGGTGTTCCAATCATTAACCACGATCTTTCTATTGCAGGAGGTAGCGATAAAATTACTTATCGAGTGAGTGGCTCTCACCTTGACCAGGATGGTATTATAGGTGGAGACAAGTCGCATTTTGAGCGTAATACTGCCCGTATTTCATTAAATGCCGATTTAACCGAAAAACTTAAAATGTTCACTAACCTTATTTATCTTACTACAGATACACAAGGGTTTAACGAAAATGTATTGGGATCGGTATTATTCAATGCTATTAATACTCCTTCTATCTATACTCCCTATGATGCAAATGGTGACTTTACAGTATTACCAACAGGTAGTTCTACAATACCGGGAAGTAACCTTGGTAACGAGATAATTAACCCGCTTGCACAAATAGCTAACACTTATAATGATTACAACCTTAAGAAATTAAGCGGAACCTTTGGTGCTGATTATGAGGTAATCAAAAACCTTACTGTAACAGGTCGTGTAGGTTTTAACACACAAAACAGGGACGAGAGGATATTTAACAAACAAATATCTTACGGAGGTAAAGTATTTGATAATGTGAGAAGTACTGTAAACCAAAATGCTTTTGACGATAACGATTATACTTTTGATGCCTTTGCTACCTACAAATTATCTCTAAATGAAGCACATAACTTTACTGGTACTTTAGGTACAACCATATTTAAAACATGGGGTAAAGGTCTTTATGCTACTGGATTTGATGTGCCTAACAACTCTTGGGAGTTTGCCGACATAAACCTTACTACAGGATTTTCAGACAGCAAAACAGCCGGATCTTATTCTTACGATGACAGAAGAGTGTCATACTTTGGAAGAATTCAGTATGACTACAAAGGTAAATACCTTGTATCAGGTATGATTAGAAGGGATTCATCAACAAAATTCGGATCTAATAACCGTGTAGCTTACTTCCCATCAGTTACTGGAGGTTGGGTGCTTTCAGAAGAAAATTTCTTCAACAAAGAAAACGCTATTCTTAGCTTTGCAAAATTAAGAGCCAGTTACGGTGTACTTGGTAGTGACCGATTTGATTCTAATAAATATCTTGGCCTTTTAGATGGTGAAGCTACTTATATTTTTGGCGGGACATTAGTAAATGGTTTTGCTACAGGTGCATTACCTAACCCAAATCTTAAATGGGAAGAAGCAAGAAAACTGGATGTAGGTATTGACCTTAACTTCTTTAATGACAAACTGCAATTTGTAGCAGATTATTTTGAAGATACTAGAGCAAACCTTTTAATTCCCGGCATTCCTGTATCAGGTATATTAGGAACTTATGGTCCAGGCGGACAAAATCCTACTCTTAATGCAGGTACCGTTGTAAATAAAGGTGTTGAACTTGCCCTTACTTATGATAATACTATTGGAAACGATTTTCATATTAAAGCGAGCTATAATGTTACCTTTATAAACAATGAAGTTACCGAGGTAAAGAATGGTACCGGGTTTTATGGAGGCGGTGAGTTTGGTGTAGGCCAGCCACAACCTACGAGAATGGAAGTAGGACACCCAATGGGGTACTTCTACGGTTACCAAACAGATGGTATCTTCCAAAATGCTGACGAAGTAGCTGCCCATCCTGACCAATCGGCACTTGGCGCCCCTGCACAACCTGGTGATATCCGTTTTGTAGATACTAATGGTGATGGTGTGGTAAACGCTGATGACCGTACAGAAATTGGAGATCCTATTCCTGATGCAACTATGGGCTTTAACCTACAGTTAGATTATAAAGGATTTGACTTTGCCGTTTATACTTTTGCATCATTAGGCAACGATATGGTAAGAAACTATGAAAGAAACCTTACCGACGTAAACAGAATGAATTATACACTTAACCGTTGGACAGGCGAAGGTACAAGTAACAGTGTACCAAGAATGACTACAGCTGCAACTTCAAACAATGTTTTCTCTGATTTCTTTGTTGAAGATGCTTCATACCTTAGAATACAAAATGTTCAGTTAGGTTATACTATCAATCCTGACTTTACACAAAGAGCAGGTATTACTAAACTTAGATTATATGCAGGCGTTAATAACCTGTATACATTTACTAAATACAGTGGTTTTGATCCGGGTGCTTCCAGCGGTGCTCCGCTTTCATCAGGTATCGACTTTGGTTTCTACCCTGTTCCAAGAACATACTTAATTGGTTTAAACCTAAATTTCTAA
- a CDS encoding glycoside hydrolase family 16 protein, which yields MKKLSFLFLITAAFVSCSESKKENERELLWEENFDGTALNETVWNYELGDGCPNICGWGNNERQVYTKTNHRVENGNLIITAKKENDSTYTSTRLTTKGNKEFKYGYIEARAKIPTGNGIWPAFWMLGSNIGEVGWPMAGEIDILEYVGKEPHMAFTSLHTQDSHGNTINTKKTEIKDIEQGFHTYAIDWTEDFIEFFVDGNSVYKFVPKNKTQEVWPYNQPFYFLVNVAVGGNFGGPEVDDSIFPQEYVIDYIKVYSN from the coding sequence ATGAAGAAACTATCATTCCTTTTCCTTATAACCGCTGCTTTTGTTTCCTGTAGTGAAAGCAAAAAAGAAAATGAGCGCGAACTGCTGTGGGAAGAAAATTTTGACGGTACTGCCCTTAACGAAACAGTATGGAATTATGAGCTTGGCGACGGCTGCCCTAACATTTGTGGCTGGGGTAATAATGAGCGCCAGGTATATACCAAAACCAATCACAGGGTAGAAAACGGTAATCTTATAATTACCGCAAAAAAAGAAAATGATTCTACTTATACCTCAACCCGCTTAACCACAAAGGGTAACAAAGAATTTAAGTACGGTTATATAGAAGCAAGAGCAAAAATTCCTACAGGAAACGGAATTTGGCCCGCTTTTTGGATGCTAGGTTCTAACATTGGTGAAGTAGGCTGGCCAATGGCCGGCGAGATTGACATTTTGGAGTATGTGGGTAAAGAGCCGCATATGGCTTTTACATCTTTACATACACAGGATAGTCATGGTAACACCATTAATACAAAGAAAACAGAAATTAAAGATATAGAGCAGGGTTTTCATACCTATGCAATAGACTGGACAGAAGACTTTATTGAGTTTTTTGTAGATGGCAATTCGGTTTACAAGTTTGTACCGAAAAACAAAACCCAGGAGGTTTGGCCCTACAACCAGCCTTTTTACTTTTTAGTGAATGTAGCCGTTGGAGGAAACTTTGGCGGGCCTGAAGTAGACGACAGCATTTTCCCTCAGGAGTATGTAATAGACTACATTAAGGTATATTCAAATTGA
- a CDS encoding RagB/SusD family nutrient uptake outer membrane protein, with the protein MKRKIITAFMAFSILAVTNISCSDDFLERAPLYSISSDNYFNSEEDYNYALIAAYDILQSSYVNVILGEIASDNTLSGGESANDVIGWQQIDEMTHTPVNSNLRDVWNWMFAGVNRAAYILEFKDKTDFEGKAQIIAEARFLHAYYNFELLKWFGGIPLKGDSRFTLGDESTIPRASTDEVYASIISDLEMAIADLAPTAPQTGRVTKGAAQALLGKVYLYKGDYALAGPMLENVINSGMYSLTQGEDYMNLFEELGENGPESVFEVQYTDVEGAGFGCLQCSEGNVAVGFSGPRNYNGPEYTSGFSFNVPTEEAASIYAAGDMRKDVTILDMVAWNAETGATYGPGYKDTGYFNRKYIPRKRSEQAAGDLNLTNPNNYRAIRYADVLLMAAEAYSRTGNSVKALEYVNEVRRRAFGDQNHDLAGAGDALTSAILNERRLELLGEGHRFFDLVRTGQASGTIPGFTANKNEVFPIPIEEIQFSNGLWEQNPNY; encoded by the coding sequence ATGAAAAGAAAAATTATCACAGCCTTTATGGCTTTCAGTATACTTGCAGTAACAAATATTTCCTGCAGCGACGACTTTTTAGAGAGAGCTCCTTTGTATAGTATTTCTTCAGACAATTACTTTAATTCTGAAGAAGATTACAACTATGCACTTATTGCGGCTTACGATATCCTTCAGTCATCTTATGTAAATGTTATTCTTGGTGAAATTGCCTCAGATAACACTTTATCGGGCGGTGAGAGCGCTAACGACGTTATTGGCTGGCAGCAGATAGATGAAATGACTCATACTCCGGTTAACTCTAACCTTAGGGATGTATGGAACTGGATGTTTGCTGGTGTAAACAGGGCAGCTTACATACTTGAATTTAAAGACAAAACCGATTTTGAAGGTAAAGCACAAATTATAGCAGAAGCCCGTTTTTTACATGCTTACTATAACTTTGAACTTTTAAAATGGTTTGGAGGTATTCCTCTTAAGGGAGACTCAAGATTTACCCTTGGAGATGAAAGCACTATACCAAGAGCCAGTACTGATGAAGTTTATGCTTCTATCATAAGTGATCTTGAAATGGCAATTGCAGACTTAGCTCCTACAGCACCTCAAACAGGCAGGGTAACTAAAGGAGCTGCACAGGCTCTTTTAGGAAAAGTTTACCTTTATAAAGGAGATTATGCATTAGCAGGCCCTATGCTTGAAAATGTAATAAACAGCGGAATGTATTCTCTTACACAAGGTGAAGACTACATGAACCTTTTTGAAGAACTTGGTGAAAATGGTCCGGAATCGGTATTTGAAGTACAGTATACTGATGTGGAAGGTGCAGGATTTGGCTGTCTTCAGTGTAGTGAAGGTAACGTAGCTGTTGGTTTTAGCGGGCCAAGAAACTATAACGGACCGGAATATACTTCAGGATTCAGTTTCAATGTTCCTACTGAAGAAGCTGCTTCAATATATGCTGCCGGCGACATGAGAAAAGATGTTACCATTCTTGATATGGTTGCATGGAACGCCGAAACAGGTGCTACTTATGGCCCTGGTTATAAAGACACAGGATACTTTAACAGAAAGTACATACCTAGAAAAAGAAGCGAACAGGCGGCGGGAGACTTAAACCTTACCAACCCTAATAACTATCGTGCTATACGTTATGCAGATGTACTGCTTATGGCTGCAGAGGCTTACAGCAGAACAGGCAACAGCGTTAAGGCGTTAGAGTATGTTAACGAAGTTAGGAGAAGAGCTTTTGGCGACCAGAATCATGATCTTGCAGGTGCAGGAGATGCGTTAACAAGCGCTATCCTAAACGAGAGAAGGCTTGAGCTTTTAGGTGAAGGACACCGTTTCTTTGACCTTGTAAGAACAGGACAGGCTTCAGGTACAATCCCTGGATTTACTGCTAATAAAAATGAAGTATTCCCTATTCCTATCGAAGAGATACAGTTCTCTAACGGACTGTGGGAACAAAATCCTAACTACTAA
- a CDS encoding family 16 glycosylhydrolase has protein sequence MKTYITKLGFLFAFVAVLWACQEDDATFGDITAPTNLTVDYEIAGQDAENPDGDGSGIVNFTATADNAISYKYLFSDGSSTNSPSGIVSKRFTQNGVNTYTVTVLANGTGGVTTSTSFEVTVLSNFSDDEGVQLLTGGTSKVWYWYAAAPGHLGVGPNDTSDNTGVPSYYAAAPFEKAGDPASSCLYENVLTFSLDNGIIKFTLDNGGNTFFNASFNSVGGSTSTTDQCSPYDTSGQKVVSLGPSSSLVPDDQKRGTVMDFSDGGFMGYYIGTSTYEILSITENEMHVRAVMGGNEALAWYHIFTTTPVDEQGGNGGEEPDYDTIVWSDDFDTDGAPDASKWTMELGNGSNGWGNNEQQYYLADNAVVEGGMLKITAKAENSNGFDYTSARMKTEGKFDFTYGKVEIRAKLPTGGGTWPALWMLGSDYATNVWPGCGEIDIMEHVGNQQNTIHGTLHYPGNSGGNGNTGSTTVAGVSDEFHIYSAIWSPTKIRFFVDGNEFHSFTNSSETPFNSDFFLIFNVAMGGNFGGEIDSSFTQSTMEVDYVKVYQ, from the coding sequence ATGAAAACATATATAACAAAATTAGGATTTCTGTTTGCCTTTGTAGCCGTGCTATGGGCATGTCAGGAAGACGATGCAACCTTTGGGGACATAACTGCCCCTACCAACCTAACGGTTGATTATGAAATTGCAGGCCAGGATGCCGAAAACCCTGACGGAGACGGATCGGGTATTGTAAACTTTACGGCTACTGCCGATAATGCAATCAGCTACAAATACCTTTTCAGCGACGGATCGTCAACTAACTCACCATCGGGTATAGTATCAAAAAGGTTTACTCAAAACGGAGTAAACACTTATACTGTAACAGTACTTGCTAACGGTACAGGTGGTGTAACAACATCTACAAGTTTTGAGGTTACTGTACTAAGTAACTTCTCTGATGACGAAGGTGTACAGTTACTAACAGGAGGAACATCAAAAGTATGGTACTGGTATGCTGCGGCTCCGGGCCATCTTGGTGTAGGCCCTAACGATACTTCAGACAATACAGGAGTACCTAGCTACTACGCTGCGGCGCCGTTTGAAAAAGCAGGAGATCCTGCCAGCAGCTGTTTGTATGAAAACGTATTAACATTCTCGCTTGATAACGGAATTATAAAATTCACGCTTGATAACGGCGGTAATACCTTCTTTAATGCTTCATTTAACAGTGTGGGTGGTAGTACATCTACAACAGACCAGTGTTCACCTTACGATACTTCAGGTCAAAAAGTGGTAAGCTTAGGCCCATCAAGCTCTCTTGTTCCTGATGATCAGAAAAGAGGTACTGTTATGGACTTTAGCGATGGTGGCTTTATGGGTTACTACATAGGTACTTCTACTTATGAAATACTTTCTATTACAGAAAACGAAATGCACGTTAGAGCCGTAATGGGTGGTAACGAAGCACTTGCATGGTACCATATCTTTACCACTACTCCTGTTGATGAGCAGGGTGGTAACGGAGGCGAAGAGCCTGATTATGATACTATTGTATGGTCTGACGATTTTGATACAGACGGTGCTCCTGATGCCAGCAAATGGACTATGGAACTAGGCAACGGATCAAACGGCTGGGGTAACAATGAACAACAATATTACCTTGCAGACAATGCAGTAGTAGAAGGCGGAATGCTTAAAATTACTGCTAAAGCAGAAAACTCTAACGGGTTTGATTACACTTCTGCAAGAATGAAAACAGAAGGAAAGTTTGATTTTACTTACGGTAAAGTAGAAATAAGGGCTAAACTGCCTACAGGTGGCGGTACATGGCCGGCATTATGGATGCTTGGATCTGACTATGCTACAAATGTGTGGCCAGGTTGTGGTGAAATAGATATCATGGAGCATGTGGGCAACCAGCAAAATACAATTCACGGTACGCTTCACTATCCGGGTAACTCGGGAGGAAATGGCAATACAGGTTCTACAACTGTAGCAGGAGTTTCAGATGAATTCCACATCTACAGTGCAATATGGAGTCCTACAAAAATAAGATTCTTTGTAGACGGTAATGAGTTCCACAGTTTTACTAACAGTAGCGAAACACCATTTAACAGCGATTTCTTCCTGATATTTAATGTGGCTATGGGCGGAAACTTTGGCGGAGAAATAGATTCTTCTTTTACCCAGTCTACAATGGAAGTTGATTATGTTAAGGTATATCAATAG
- the bglX gene encoding beta-glucosidase BglX, with protein MKFNLPKYVLAATLIAIGCGTAKQDMVSVKEKQLPIDRKVDSVLNLMTLEEKIGQMNQYNGFWNVTGPAPKDGDAAIKYEHIKKGWVGSMLNVRGVKDVRALQKIAVEETRLRIPVIFGYDVIHGYKTISPIPLAEAASWDMEAIENSAAIAAAEAAASGLNWTFAPMVDVTRDARWGRVMEGSGEDTYLGSAIGVARVKGFQGDLGELNVAACVKHFAGYGFAESGRDYNTVDVNKNTLHNIILPPFKAAADAGALTFMNSFNDLDGIPATGNAYLQTEVLKKEWDFKGFVVSDWGSMGEMVNHGYAENLKQAAQFAANAGSDMDMESHGYVEYLAQLVKEGKVSEEKINDAARRILRVKFQLGLFDNPYKYCDEAREKATVGKKEFHDGVLDMAKKSIVLLKNENNVLPLKKQGQKIAVIGALATDKTSPLGSWRIGADDGTAVSVMEGLEQYKGNELVYAKGADVALGTPAFTVETKINMTDKSEFEAAVNAAKNADVVIMVLGEHGLQTGEGRSRTDLGLPGVQQELLETVHKTNPNIVLVLTNGRPLAITWADKNIPAIVEAWHLGTESGNAIAQVLYGDYNPSGKLPMSFPRVVGQMPLYYNHKSTGRPNYNGGDSVFWSHYTDESNDPLYPFGYGLSYTTFKYSNLRLSNKALNANGNITVSIDVTNTGKTDGKEVVQMYLQDLFGSVTRPVRELKGFELTEIKAGETKTVSFEINKKTIEFYTANNRWEAEPGDFKVYVGGDSKASLEAGFTYSN; from the coding sequence ATGAAATTTAATTTACCAAAATATGTTTTGGCAGCCACCCTTATTGCCATAGGCTGCGGTACTGCTAAACAGGATATGGTTTCCGTAAAGGAAAAACAATTGCCCATAGACCGCAAAGTAGATTCGGTTCTTAACCTAATGACCCTTGAGGAAAAAATAGGCCAGATGAACCAGTACAACGGTTTTTGGAACGTTACCGGCCCTGCTCCTAAAGATGGCGATGCTGCCATAAAATATGAGCACATTAAAAAAGGCTGGGTAGGCTCTATGCTAAATGTAAGGGGTGTAAAAGACGTTAGGGCATTACAAAAAATTGCCGTAGAAGAAACAAGGCTGCGAATACCTGTTATTTTTGGCTACGATGTTATTCACGGATACAAAACTATAAGCCCTATTCCGCTTGCCGAAGCTGCCAGCTGGGATATGGAAGCTATAGAAAACTCTGCTGCCATTGCCGCTGCCGAAGCTGCAGCATCGGGACTTAACTGGACGTTTGCCCCAATGGTAGATGTAACACGCGATGCCCGCTGGGGGCGTGTTATGGAAGGCTCTGGTGAAGACACTTATCTGGGTAGCGCTATAGGCGTTGCAAGGGTAAAAGGCTTTCAGGGTGATTTAGGAGAATTAAATGTTGCGGCCTGCGTTAAGCATTTTGCCGGTTATGGATTTGCCGAATCAGGTAGAGACTATAATACCGTAGATGTAAATAAAAACACCTTACACAACATCATCCTCCCCCCTTTTAAGGCAGCTGCCGATGCAGGGGCACTTACATTTATGAACTCTTTTAACGATCTTGACGGAATACCTGCCACAGGAAATGCATACCTGCAAACAGAAGTCCTTAAAAAAGAATGGGACTTTAAAGGTTTTGTGGTTTCAGACTGGGGTTCTATGGGAGAGATGGTTAATCACGGCTATGCCGAAAACCTGAAACAGGCTGCACAATTTGCTGCCAATGCAGGATCTGACATGGATATGGAATCTCATGGCTATGTAGAATATTTAGCACAACTGGTTAAAGAAGGAAAAGTATCGGAAGAAAAAATAAACGATGCCGCACGACGTATACTTAGGGTTAAGTTTCAGCTAGGCCTATTTGACAACCCTTATAAATACTGCGACGAAGCACGTGAAAAAGCCACTGTTGGCAAAAAAGAATTCCACGACGGAGTGCTGGATATGGCAAAAAAATCCATCGTGCTGCTTAAAAACGAAAACAATGTACTCCCTTTAAAAAAACAGGGACAAAAGATAGCTGTTATCGGGGCACTGGCTACCGATAAAACGAGTCCGCTTGGAAGCTGGAGAATAGGCGCCGATGATGGTACAGCCGTATCGGTTATGGAAGGGCTTGAACAATACAAAGGCAATGAACTGGTATATGCAAAGGGTGCTGATGTTGCATTGGGCACCCCTGCATTTACCGTTGAGACAAAAATAAACATGACCGACAAAAGCGAGTTTGAAGCAGCTGTTAATGCTGCTAAAAATGCCGATGTGGTTATTATGGTGCTTGGTGAACACGGTTTGCAGACAGGCGAAGGAAGAAGCCGTACCGATTTAGGTTTACCGGGTGTACAGCAAGAATTGCTGGAAACAGTACACAAAACCAATCCAAACATTGTTCTGGTTTTAACCAATGGCAGGCCGCTCGCCATAACATGGGCTGATAAAAATATCCCTGCCATTGTTGAAGCCTGGCACTTAGGTACCGAAAGCGGTAATGCTATAGCTCAGGTATTGTATGGTGATTATAACCCAAGTGGTAAGCTTCCTATGAGCTTTCCCAGAGTTGTAGGGCAAATGCCTTTATACTACAACCACAAAAGCACAGGCAGGCCAAACTATAATGGCGGAGACAGTGTTTTCTGGTCGCATTATACAGATGAGAGCAACGACCCGCTATATCCGTTTGGTTACGGCTTAAGCTACACTACTTTTAAATACAGTAACCTAAGGCTTAGTAATAAAGCACTTAACGCTAACGGAAACATAACCGTAAGCATTGATGTTACTAATACCGGAAAAACAGATGGTAAAGAAGTGGTGCAAATGTACCTACAGGATTTATTCGGATCGGTAACAAGGCCGGTTAGGGAACTTAAAGGTTTTGAACTTACCGAGATTAAAGCCGGAGAGACAAAGACCGTAAGCTTTGAGATTAACAAAAAGACAATTGAATTTTATACTGCAAACAACAGATGGGAGGCTGAGCCGGGAGACTTTAAGGTTTATGTAGGCGGAGACTCTAAAGCATCGCTGGAGGCAGGTTTTACTTATTCTAATTAG